Proteins encoded in a region of the Quercus lobata isolate SW786 chromosome 8, ValleyOak3.0 Primary Assembly, whole genome shotgun sequence genome:
- the LOC115956314 gene encoding uncharacterized protein LOC115956314 — protein MHLQGVADEIMYRAFPTTLKGAARIWFNRLTPSSISTFKELSVQFTAHFIGGHRYKRSTACLMSIKQREDETLRSYISRFNKKALSIDKADDKILVAAFTNGLRKGKFLFSLYKNDPKTMSNVLYRATKYMNVEDALLAREEMPKKRERQEDMLQDQGWKKARTGYRRDERRSRPSGGRFTTFTPLTALINQVLMQIKDEEALTYPGKLKGNPNK, from the coding sequence aggagtagctgATGAAATCATGTATAGGGCCTTCCCCACGACGCTGAAGGGTGCAGCAAGAATTTGGTTTAACCGCTTGACGCCTAGCTCCATCAGCACTTTCAAAGAGCTAAGCGTTCAGTTTACTGCGCACTTCATCGGGGGACATAGGTATAAAAGGTCTACGGCTTGCTTGATGagcatcaagcagcgagaggacGAGACGTTGAGATCCTACATATCCCGCTTCAATAAGAAAGCACTCTCGATCGACAAAGCCGATGACAAGATACTTGTAGCGGCCTTCACGAATGGGCTACGAAAGggaaagtttttgttctccctatacaagaacgacccaaagaccatgtcaAATGTACTTTACAGGGCCACAAAATACATGAATGTTGAAGACGCGTTGTTAGCTCGAGAGGAAATGCCTAAGAAAAGGGAGAGACAAGAAGACATGCTGCAAGACCAAGGGTGGAAGAAGGCAAGAACAGGATATCGAAGGGATGAAAGGCGCTCCAGGCCCTCGGGAGGAAGGTTCACAACCTTCACCCCGTTAACTGCCCTAATaaaccaagtcctaatgcaaatAAAGGACGAGGAGGCCCTGACCTACCCTGGAAAGCTGAAGGGAAATCCTAACAAGTGA